In Halorubrum sp. PV6, a single window of DNA contains:
- the purM gene encoding phosphoribosylformylglycinamidine cyclo-ligase, whose protein sequence is MTEGEDDDARDGDELTYADAGVDIDASEAATAALIGAVGEAEGDYAGLLDIGDRYLALATDGVGTKLLVAEALGDYSTVGIDCIAMNVNDLVAAGVRPVAFVDYLAVDEPDEQFAEQVGDGLARGAELADMELVGGETAVMPDVISGLDLAGTCAGLAAKGAVFDGAAKPGDALVGWRSSGIHSNGLTLAREAATRDHAYTDPCLFDGYETVGEALLEPTRIYTDLLDPMRDHGVNGAAHVTGGGWTNLTRLGANRYVVDDAFDPQPVFEFVQAEGSVSDEEMHRTFNMGTGFVAALDPEAAESLAAETDGRVIGHVEEGDEGSVAIRGLDL, encoded by the coding sequence ATGACCGAGGGCGAGGACGACGACGCACGCGACGGCGACGAACTCACTTACGCGGACGCCGGCGTCGACATCGACGCCAGTGAGGCGGCAACCGCCGCGCTGATCGGCGCGGTCGGCGAGGCCGAGGGCGACTACGCCGGCTTGCTCGACATCGGCGACCGCTACCTCGCGCTCGCGACTGACGGCGTGGGGACGAAGCTGCTCGTCGCCGAGGCTCTCGGTGACTACTCGACCGTCGGGATCGACTGTATCGCGATGAACGTCAACGATCTGGTCGCCGCCGGGGTGCGCCCCGTCGCCTTCGTCGACTACCTCGCGGTCGACGAGCCGGACGAGCAGTTCGCCGAACAGGTCGGCGACGGGCTGGCGCGCGGCGCCGAACTCGCGGACATGGAACTCGTCGGCGGCGAGACCGCGGTGATGCCAGACGTGATCTCGGGACTCGATCTGGCGGGGACCTGCGCGGGACTCGCCGCGAAGGGCGCCGTCTTCGACGGCGCGGCGAAGCCGGGCGACGCGCTCGTCGGGTGGCGCTCGTCGGGGATCCACTCGAACGGGCTCACGCTCGCGCGCGAAGCCGCGACCCGCGACCACGCGTACACCGACCCGTGCCTGTTCGACGGGTACGAGACGGTCGGCGAGGCGCTCTTGGAGCCGACGCGGATCTACACCGACCTGCTCGACCCGATGCGCGACCACGGCGTCAACGGCGCGGCCCACGTCACCGGCGGCGGCTGGACGAACCTGACGCGGCTCGGCGCGAACCGGTACGTCGTCGACGACGCCTTCGACCCCCAGCCCGTCTTCGAGTTCGTCCAGGCCGAAGGGAGCGTCTCCGACGAGGAGATGCACCGCACGTTCAACATGGGAACCGGCTTCGTCGCGGCGCTCGACCCCGAAGCCGCCGAGTCGCTGGCTGCGGAGACGGACGGGCGCGTGATCGGGCACGTGGAGGAGGGCGACGAGGGGAGCGTCGCGATCCGTGGACTGGATTTATAA
- a CDS encoding DUF6360 family protein has translation MSNRLLRVNAYTTLDLVDGRVRAHEFESDAPGVVNVTAPREAPEQVTLQVELDDTAVDGLPAHADEIDLSPAQARTLAEALQSTADRVEAAQRGDSL, from the coding sequence ATGAGCAACCGACTGCTCCGCGTGAACGCGTACACGACCCTCGACCTCGTCGACGGCCGGGTCCGCGCCCACGAGTTCGAGTCCGACGCGCCGGGCGTCGTGAACGTCACCGCGCCGCGCGAGGCGCCCGAACAGGTGACACTCCAGGTCGAACTCGACGACACGGCGGTCGACGGCCTCCCCGCCCACGCCGACGAGATCGACCTCTCGCCCGCGCAGGCGCGGACGCTCGCCGAGGCGCTACAGTCGACGGCGGACCGCGTCGAGGCCGCACAACGCGGCGACTCCTTATAA